DNA from Streptomyces sp. Edi4:
CCGCTTTGCTTTCTTTGCCAAGGGTCCGTCAAGGGCGAAGCCGCAGGCCGACCGGGGGAAAAGAGGGTGACGCGGTGCCGGGCAGCCGTCACCATGGATGTCATGTCCGGGCCCTATGTCATCCGTGGCTCCGTCTCCCTCCCGGAGGCCGAGCTGATCTGGCGTTTCTCCAGGTCGTCAGGGCCCGGCGGCCAGCACGTCAACACCAGCGACTCCCAGGTGGAGCTCCGCTTCGACCTGGCGCGCACCGAGGCGCTGCCCGAGGTCTGGAAGACCCGCGCGCTGGACCGGCTCGCGAGCCGCCTCGTGGGCGGCGTCGTGTCCGTACGCGCATCCGAGCACCGCTCGCAGTGGCGCAACCGCGAGACCGCCGCCGTGCGGCTCGCCTCGCTGCTCGCCGAGGCGACCGCGCCGCCGCCCAAGCCGCGCCGCGCCACGAAGATCCCGCGCGGCATCAACGAGCGCCGCCTGCGGGAGAAGAAGCAGCGCGCCCAGACGAAGAAGGGCCGCTCGGGCCAGGACTGGTAGCCCAGGACCAGGGGGTGTCTGGTGGACCATGGCCGGGGGTGCGACCCTGATCCACCAGACACCCCCTAGCCCAACTGCCGGTATTTGCCCCGGAAGTAGGTCAGCGGGCCGCCCTCCATGCTCGGCAGGTCCGTGGTGAGGACGCGGCCGATGGCCAGCGTGTGGTCGCCCGCCTCGACGCGCTGTTCGGTCCGGCACTCAAGGGTCGCCAGCGCGCCGCCGACCAGCGGGGCGCCGCTCGCCTCGCCCCTGCGGTAGGGAATGTCCTCGAAGAGCAGCCGGTCGCTGATCCGGCCCTTCATCGCGAACCGGCCCGCGATGTGGCGCTGGCTCTCGGACAGCAGGGAGACCGCCCACAGCGGCTGCTCCGCCAGGAGGTCGTCCATCCGCGAACCGTTGCGCAGCGAGACCAGGACGAGGGGCGGGTCGAGGGAGACCGAGAGGAAGGCCGTCGCGGTCATGCCGACGTCTTCGCCCCGCGGCCCGTGGTCGGCGTCGTGCGCGGTCACCAGGACCACGCCCGCGGCGAGGCGGGACATAGCGGCGCGGAAATCGTCATTGCTCACCCCCACAGGATGAGGGGTCCCTGGGGCAAGTGCGGAAACGGCGGCGGTGAGGGGTGTCTGGAACACAAGCGGAACGCTAGTCTCCTGCCACCGCGGGCCACATCGGGCCCCGGGACCAGCCGGGACCTAGGTCTCCGGGCCGATCCGGGCCGCCGCCGAAAGGCGCGTCGGCGCTCCGGGGCGCCCCGGGGTCTGTCATTCCCGGCTCACTGTCCGCTCGTTCTCAGTTTGCGTTCAGGAAAGGTAGGGGGCAAAGGCGGAAAGAACGGCCAACCCCCCATCATCTGCTGTGACTTGAGTCACAGAGGGCAGTAATTGTTGACCCTGTGTACCGGCTAGACAGCTCGCTGTGATTCAGTGGCGGGACAGTGCGAAAAGGAATGCCGATCTGAAGCCAGGAGTTGCTGTCGAGGTCTCGGGGAGAGCGAGCAATGGAGACCGAGTCGGAGCCCTACGTCCGTCTTGCGACCCTGAGGCAGCTGCACCAGGTGGTCGGGGAGCTCAATACGGCCCGCAGTCTTGCGGACACGTTGCAGACCGTCGCGGACGGCGTCATCGCCGGGCTCGGCTACGAGCTGGCCTGCGTCAATCTCGTACGCCCCGACGGTGACCTGGTCGTCGCGGCCTTCGCCGGCAACGCGGCGGCGGAAGCGCTGATCACCGGCCGGGTCGGCTCGCGCACCTCATGGGAGCGGCGCCTGGCGATGGGTGAGGACTGGGACGGGCTGCGCTTCATTCCGTACACCGAGGGCTGGGTGCTCCTGGAGGACGACGTCCCCCAGTGGTACACCGAGGGCCCCGATCCCCGCTTCGAGGACGAGTGGCACCCGCAGGACCGGCTGTACGCCCCGATGTACTCCTCGGGCGGCACCCAGGAACTCCTCGGCGTCATCTCTGTCGACAAACCCCGCAACGGACGCAAGCCCGGCGCCTGGGGGCGTGAAGCGCTCCAGATGTATGCGTCCCAGGCCGCGATTGCGATCAGCAACGCGCGGCTGCGCGCAAACATGCAGCGCGCCCTCGTCCGCCTCGAACGTGAGCAGCAGGCCCTGCGCGCCAGCGAGGAAAGCTTCCGGCAGGCCTTCGAGTACGCGCCCTCGGGCATGGCCATCGCCGAGATGGGCGGCGACCAGCACGGGCGCCTGCTGCGCACCAACGACGCGCTGTGCCGGCTGCTGGGCCGGCCCGCGTCCGTCATGCGGCGCTACTCCTTCGCCGACCTCGTGCACCCCGAGGACATAGGAACGCTCCTGCGCACCTCCGCCGAGGGCGGCCGGGCCGAGCTGCGGCTCGGGCGGCGCGACGGCACGTACGTGTGGGTGTCGCTGCGCAACTCCGTGGTCGCCGACACCGCCGACGGACCCCGCTTCCTGCTCACCCACGTCGAGGACATCGAGGACCGCAAGCGGCACGAGCTCCAGCTCGCCCACCGCGCCTCCCACGACGCCCTGACCGGACTGCCCAACAGCGCCGAGCTGCGCGCGAGACTGTCGGCCCGGCTCTGTCCGAGGCCGCACTCCGTAGGTCCCGCGGGTGCGGCCGAGAGTCTGGACGCGGCCTACGGCGGCCCCTCGGGCGCCGATTCGGAGGCGCATGGCCACGCCTTCCGCGCGGACGGCTTCGACTTCGACGCGCTGCCCGGCGGCGGACCCTACGACCACCACGTCCACACCGTGGCCCCCGGCAGTGAGATCGACGACGGCACGAAGGGGCTCGCGGTGCTCTTCTGCGACCTCGACGGCTTCAAGTCGATCAACGACAGGTTCGGCCACCACACCGGCGACGCCGTCCTCATCGAGGTCGCCCGCCGCCTGACCACCGGCGTGCGCGACGGCGACACCGTGGCCCGGCTCGGCGGCGACGAGTTCGTCGTCCTGGCCGACGGGCTCGGCGCGGCCGACGCCGCCGACCTGGCCGTCCGTCTCCGTAACGCGATCATCCCGCCCATCCGGGTGGACGGCAGGGCGGTCCGGGTCGGGGCCAGCTTCGGCATCGGCTGGGCCAGCTGCGGAATGTCGGTCGAAGAGGTCCTGCGCTCGGCGGACCAGCGGATGTACATCGAGAAGCGCTCCCGCTCCAAGGTCCACCGCCGGGCGGGCTGAGGCACCGGCCGCCGCTCAGGTGTGACCGGGGCCCAATCGGGCAGCGGTCCGTTCGGGGTAGGCTCGGCCGGTCGGCGACGGCTGGCGGACAGTGAGGAGTGACCCCGGATGACGACGCCCGGCAACGACGGCGCGAACACCCCCGAGGACGACGATCCGTTCGGCTACCTGTACGAGGACGGGCAGGCAGCAGGTGCCACCCCGCCCCGCACCGGCGGCGGCTACGGCTACCCGGGTCCGACGGTGGGGCAGCAGCCCGGTGTCCCCAGGACGTCGTACAACCAGGTGCGCACGGTCGGTGAGCGCAAGTACAACCCGATCCCGCACCAGCAGCAGTACCAGGGGCCGCCCCAGCAGTACCAGGGGCCGCAGCAGGGGCCCGCGCAGCAGCCCTACGGCCAGCCGGCCGCGCAGTACGCGGCGCCCGAGAACTACCCCGGGGGCGTCCCGCCCCGGCAGGGTCCGCCCCCGCAGCAGAACGGCGGCGGTGGCCGGGGACCCAACACCAAGGGGCTGCTCATCGGCGCGGTCGCGGTCGTCGCGGCCGTCGTCATCGGCATCGCGGTCGCCCTGGCCAGCAACAACGACGGCAAGGACAAGAAGGACGACGCCGCCAAGCCCGGCAGCTCCACGTCCGGGCAGCCCTCGACGCCCAGCACCAGCCCCTCGCCGTCGGACTCCGCTCCGGCGCCGCTGCCCAAGGGCGACGCGGCGACGCTGACGCTCGGCGGCTCCGCGCAGGTCGGCACCAATGTGCCGGGCGCCAAGGGCACGGGCGGCGCGTTCGTCGGCAACTTCAACACCGTGGGCGCCTCGGTCACCTGGAAGGCCAATGTGCCCAAGGCCGGCTCGTACAAGCTGTACCTGCGCTTCGGCGTCCCCGGCACGGACGCGAACGCGACGATAACGCTCAACGGCAAGCCCGAGTCGCGCCCGATGAACATGAAGAACTTCGCGCACGCCGCCGCCGGCGACTGGGCCAAGGGCTGGGCCACCACGTACGCCAACGTGGAGCTCACCAAGGGCGTCAACGAGATCAAGCTGTCCTGCGAGCAGGGCAACCAGTGCAACGCCAATCTCGACCAGCTGTGGCTCGTCGCCTCCTAGCCGAGCGCCGCCCCGCACGATCCCGTACGACCCCGCATGACCCCGTACGGCCCCGCTTGATCTGCATGACCCCGCCGGCTCAGTGCGCGAGTTCGCTCACGCGCACCGAGCCGAGCGTCTTCTCGTACGCCTCCGCGTCGAACTCGCCCGCAGCGGGCGCGAGGACGGTCGCCGCCGACAGGGCCACCGCGCGCCGCAGCCGCCCGGGCCAGTCAAGGCCCTCCACCAGGCCCGACAGCAGTCCCGCCACCGCCGAGTCGCCCGCTCCCGTCGGGTTGCCGCGCACCACGGCCGGCGGGGCCGCCTGCCACAGGCCTTCGGGCGAGGCGGCGAGCAGACCCTGAGCGCCGAGCGAGGCGACCACAGTGTGGGCCCCGCGCCTGCGCGCGTCACGGGTCGCCCGCAGCGGCTCGCGCGACCCGGTGAGCTGGGCCAGTTCGTCGGCGTTGGGCTTGACCAGGTCGGGCCGGGCGGCGATGCCGCGCCGCAGGGCCTCGCCACTGGTGTCGAGCAGCACCGGCACCTTCGCGCCCCGGGCCTGGCGCACCAGCTGGGCGTACGTCCCCACGGGCAGCCCCGGCGGCAGACTCCCGCACAAAGCGACCGCGTCGGCCCCGTCGAGCAGCCGCGTGTACGTGGTCAAGAACGCGTCCCACTCGGCGGGCGAGATGAGCGGGCCCGGCTCGTTGAGCTGGGTCGTGTCGCCGGTGGCCGCGTCGACGACGGCGATCGTGCGGCGGGTGGCGCCCGCGATGGGCACGAGCGCGTCGAGGGGCGCGAGCTCGCCGAGCAGCGCGCGCAGCACCTCGCCGCTCGGGCCGCCCGCGAAGCCCGTCACCACGGTCTCGTGGCCGAGCGCGGCGAGCACCCGGGCGACGTTGAGGCCCTTGCCGCCGGGGCGCTCGGTGACCTCCTCCACGCGGTGGCTCGCGTGCGGTACGAGAGCGGGCACGCGGTAGGTGAGGTCCAGTGCGGTGTTCAGCGTGACGGTCACAATCACGGGGTGATCATGCCAAACGGACGGCGGCAGGCCCAGACCCGAACCCGCCGCCGGCCGCGTGAGAAGCCGGCTGCTCTCAGGCGCGCGAGGGCTCGACGACCCAACTGCCCTTGCGCAGAACGCCCTTGACCGCGAAGTCGCCGTCCAGGACCACCAGGTCGGCGTCCTTGCCGGGTTCGAGCGAGCCGACCTTGTCGTCGAGGCCGAGCAGCCGGGCCGGGTTGGCGGAGATCGCCCGCACGGTGTCCTCGACGCTCAGGCCGTCGACCGTCACCGACCGCTGGAAGGCGCGGTCCAGGGTGAGCGTGGAGCCCGCGATGGAGCCGCCCTCCACCAGGCGCGCCACCCCCTGTTTGACCTCGACCTCCAGCGGGCCCAGGTGGTAGAGCCCGTCGCCGAACCCGGCCGCGTCCATGGCGTCGGTGATGAACGCGACACGGGCGGCGCCCTTGTGCCGGAAGGCCAGTTCGAGGGCGGCGGGGTGCAGATGCGTACCGTCGTTGATCAGCTCGACGGTGACCCGCTCGTCCTCCAGGAGCGCCGCGATCGGACCCGGCTCGCGGTGGCCGAGCGGGGGCATCGCGTTGAAGAGGTGGGTGGCGACGGTGGCGCCCGCCTCGATGGCCTCCACCGTCTGCTCGTACGAGGCGTCGGTGTGGCCGATCGCGGCGATGACGCCGTGCTCGGCCAGCAGGCGTACGGAGTCGAGGCCGCCGGGCAGCTCGGTGGCGAGCGTGACCATCTTCGCGGTGCCGCGCGCGGCGTCCAGCAGCTTGCGCACCTCGGCCGGGTCGGGATCGCGCAGCAGGCTCTCGCTGTGGGCGCCCTTGCGGCAGGGCGAGATGAACGGGCCCTCGAAGTGGATGCCGGCCAGGTCGCCCTGCTCGACCAGCTCGGACAGCAGGCCGGCGCGCTGGGCGAGCGCGTCCATCTCGCCGGTCACCGTGGAGGCGACCACGGTGGTGGTGCCGTGCAGGCGGTGGGTGCGCACGCCTTTGAGGACGTCCTCGACGCTGCCGTTGGTGAAGGAGGCACCGCCGCCGCCGTGGTTGTGCGTGTCGACGAAGCCCGGCACGATCCAGTGGCCCGACAGGTCGAGCGCGGGCGCGTCGGCGGGGGCCGCTCCGGAGATGGTGGTGCCGTCGATGACCACGCGTCCGTTCTCGACGACCCCGGTCGGGAGGACGACACGGGCGCCCGAGAGAACTAGCGATGCGGCCATCAGGCGGATACCTCACTGGAGTGGGGGTGGTCGGGGTGGTCGGGGTGGTTGGGGTGGCCGGAGTGGTCGGAGCGGTTGGAGTGGCTGGGGCCGGAGGCGGGGGACTCTGTGGGGTTGGTGGTCCGAGTGGTCTTCGTTGGCTTGGCTGCCTTGGCCGTCTCGGTGGCGTGCGTGGTCGTGGCGTGCGAGGTCCCGGTGACCAGGTCCCAGGCGAGCAGGCCCGCGCCCAGACATCCGGCGGTGTCCCCGAGGGCCGCCGGAACGATCTCGGGCAGCTTCTGGAACGTCACCCGCTCCTGGACGGCGGCCCGCAGCGGTACGAACAAGGTTTCCCCGGCTTCGGCGAGTCCGCCACCGATGATCAGCACTCGGGGGTCGAGCAGGGTGAGCGCGGTGACCAGGCCGTCCGCGAGCGCGTCGATCGCCTCGTGCCACACGGCGAGCGCGCGGGCATCGCCGGATTCGACGGCCTTGGCACAGTCGGCGGCGTCCGCCTCCGGGTCGCCGCTCGCCTCGGCCCAGGCCAGCGACACCGCGGAGGCGGAGGCCAGCCGTTCCAGACAGCCCCGCTGTCCGCAGGGGCACTCGACGCCGCCGGGGCGTACGACGATGTGGCCGATCTCCCCGGCGAAACCGTGCGCGCCCGGCTCGACGCGGCCGTCGATGCCGATGGCGCCCGCGATCCCGGTGCCCAGCGGCACGAACAGGAAGCGGTCGGTGCCGTTGCCCGCGCCGATGCGGCCCTCGGCGAGACCGCCGGTGCGTACGTCATGGCCGAGCGCGACCGGCACGCCGCGCAGCCGCTCGCTGAGCAGCCGGCGCATGGGCACATCGCGCCAGCCGAGATTGGCCGCGTACGTGGCGATGCCGTGCTCGGCGTCCACGATGCCGGGTACGGCGACGCCGGCCGCGACGGCGCTCTCGCCGAAGTGGCGCTCGCCGTACGCCAGCAGTTCACCGGCGAAGTCGAGGATCGACTCGACAACAGCGTCGGGCCCGCGCTCCCTGCCGGTGGCCCTGCGCGCCTCGTACAGGAGCGGGGGAGGGCCGGGGGGTTGTCCCCCGGGCAGCGCGGTTTCCGCCCCGACCAGGGCGGCTTTCATCCCGGTGCCGCCCACATCCAGGGCGATGACGTGTCTCACGGTACCCAGTCTCGCGCCAACACCCACTAAAGGTCTAGTCCACTCGCCGGATGAGGTAGAAAGCGCTTTCCGTGCCCAAAGTTTCCCAATGTACCCTTGCACCGGGCGTTGCGGAAGCGATATGCGACTGGTGTAGACCTCATCCCCCCGTATGAGGAAAAATCGCAGCTCACAAACAGGACGTCACGGGGGACCGACTGGATCCGCGAGGATCACCAACGAGGGTGGGATAGCGCGTGCGCAGGCGCTTCTTGGGCTTGACCGCGGCGGTTGCCGCATTCGGTATGACGGCAGTGCTCTCGGGGTGCGGCGGCCAGAGCGGGTCCGGTGACGTCACCCTCAAGCTGGTGGCCGCCGACTACGACATAGCCGGCGGCAACACGACGAAGACGTACTGGCACAACGTGGTCGCGGAGTTCGAGAAGAAGAACCCGGGCATCAAGGTCGACGTCCAGATCTTCTCCTGGGACGTGGTGGACGCCAAGGTCGCCGAGATGGTCAAGGCCGGCCACGCCCCCGACATCGCGCAGATCGGCGCGTACTCCGACTACGCGGCGACCGGCAAGCTCTACAGCGCCGACCAGCTGCTCTCCATCCCCGTCGAGGCCAACTTCCTGGCCCCGCTGGCCGACGCGGGCAACGTGCGACGCGTCCAGTACGGCATGCCGTTCGTGGCCTCCACGCGCCTGCTCTTCTACAACCAGACGCTGTTCGACGAGGCGCACATCAAGCCGCCCACCACCTGGGCGGAGCTCGCGTCCGACGCCAAGGCGCTCAAGGCCAAGGGGGTGAAGACCCCCTTCGCGCTGCCGCTGGGCAGTGAGGAGGCGCAGGCCGAGACCATGATGTGGATGCTCAGCGGCAACGGCGGCTACACCAACACCGTCGACGGCTACGACATCGACTCGCCCGAGAACATCCAGACCTTCGAGTGGCTGAAGGCCAACCTGGTCGACACCGAGCTGACCGGCCCGGTCGCACCCGGCAAGCTCAACCGGCAGGACGCTTTCGACGCGTTCGCCAAGGGTGAGGTGGGCATGCTCAACGGCCACCCCTCCCTGATGGAGGCGGCCAAGAAGAAGGGCATCAAGTTCGGCATGGTTCCGTTGCCCGGCCAGAACGGGCAGGCCAAGGCGACGATGGGTGTCGCCGACTGGATCATGGGCTTCAAGCAGGGCGGGCACCGGGCGCAGATCGGGAAGTTCCTGGACTTCACGTTCTCCGACGCCAACGTGCTCAAGTTCGCCGACCAGTACGACCTGCTGCCGTCCACGGTGTCGGGGTCCACGGCGATGGCGGCCGACGCAGGCCACAAGGAACTCAAGCCGTTCCTGGCCGCGCTGCCCACGTCGGAGCTGCCGCCCGTGGGCAAGACGTCGTGGCCGAAGGTGAGCGAAACGGTCAAGAAGAAGATCGGCACGGCGCTGATGCCGGGGGGTTCGCCGAGGGCGGTGTTGCAGGACATCGCGAAGGTGGCTACGGATGCGGACAATGCGGAGTAGGTAGGTGGGGGGTGGGGGGTTTGCCCACCCGCCCGCCCGTGCGGCGGGGTTGGGTGGGGTGGCCCTCGACCCTGGGGGTTTGCCCGCCCGTCCGTGCGGCGGGGTGGATGGGTTGGTCCCCGGTCCTGGAGGCTTGCGTGCCCGGCCTCCCGTGTGGCCGGGTGGATGGGTTGACGCCCAACCCCGGAGGGTTGCCTGCCCGGCCGCCCGTGCGGCGGGTGTATGGGTTGGTCCCCGGTCCTGGGGGTTTGCCCGCCCGGCCCACCCGTGCGGCGGGGCGGATGCGTAGGGCCCCTGACCCTGGGGGCGGGTTCCCGGGTTGCCCGTGCGGCGGGGCGGGTCCCCGTCCCCTGGGCTCCGCCACGGGCCCGGCGCTCTTCCCGGGTGCGGGGAGCGTGCGGCAGGCAACCGCGCCCCGTTCGGGACGGCCGCTGGTTTTTTGGGGGGCGCGGGGAACTGCGCGACCAGCCACGCACGGTCCGGGGTTGAGGACGGTGCCAGGGGCGCGGGCAGCTGTGCGGGAATGGCGTTCGGTCGGGGTCGGCGGCGTATTTTGGGGGCGCGGGGAACTGCGCGACCAGCCCCACGCACGGTCCGAGGCCGAAGGCGATGTCAGGGGCGCGAGCCCGCACGCCCTCGCTCCGGCAGCGGCAGCGCCAACGCGCATCGACGGGTTCGACGGGTTCGACGGCTGGGGGGCCAGAAATGCTGACCGGGGTCGTGATCGACGCGGTGGATGTCCCGCGCATGGAGCGCTTCTGGCTGGACGCCACACAGGGCCGCACCGGCGGCCTGCGCCTGCGGTTCGAGCCGACCGCGAGGCAGAAGCCGGCCCACAAGAACCGACTCCACCTCGACCTGGCCGGCGGCCCGAACTGGCAGGACGAGGTGGCGCGCCTGCGCACACTCGGTGCGACGCGGGCCGACATCGGCCAGGGAGATGTCCCATGGGACGTGCTGGCCGATCCGGAGGGAAACGAGTTCTGCGTATTGCGTCCCGGCCACCCCGGCGTGCTGGCCGACTCCGGCCTGGTCGCGATCTGCCTCGACGTCGCCGAGGAGGACCGCTTCGCGCAGTCGGCCTTCTGGCAGTCCGAGGCCGACTGGCACGCGGCCGAGTCCCACGAGTGGGGCGTCCGGCTGCGTCGGAGCCCCACGAGCGCGGTCGCGCTGGTGATGGGGCCGCCTGCGGCGCCGAAGGCGGCACGGAACAGGCTGCGCCTGGAGGTGGCTCATCCCGACCGGGAGCCGGGCGAGTTCCGCGATCCCGCCGGAAACGAGTACCACGTCACGTGCAACGGGTAGATGGCTGATCGTGCCCCCAGCGCGCCGCACCCCCATCCCACCCCGGAGGGTTCGGGGGAGGGGGTAGGAACGGGAGGGGAAGCTACCGTGGACCACATGACCGAAGAGCCCAGAACCGCCCCCCCGGCCAGCGCCCCCGGCGCCACCCCGGCGAACGCGCTGGGCCCGGCCCGAAACCCCGCCCCGGCCACCGCCGAGGACGTGACCCGGCCCGCGATCCCGGATGGCTCGCCCTTGGCCGCTGCTGCGGATGCGACTCGGGCCGCCATTCCGGATGGCTCGCCTCTGGCCGCTGCTGCGGATGCGACGCGGCCCGCGATCCCGGATAGCTCGCCTCTGGCCGCTGCTGCGGATGGGACGCGGTCCGCGATCCCGGATGGCTCGCCCCTGGCCGCCGCTGCGGACGTGACCCGGCCCGCCATCCCGGACGGCACAACCCCGGCCGCCGCTGCGGACGTGACCCGAACCGTCATTCCGGACGACACGACCCCGCACAGCCCCGCGCCCGGCGCGCAGGAAGACCTCGCGCACACCCCCGCGCAGGACACCGGGGCCAGGACCACCCCCGGTCCGCAGGACAGCGGGACTGCCCCCACTCCGCAGCGCGCCGGGACCCGCCCCGCCCCGCCGGACACCGATGCCACCCCCACCCCGCCGGACACCGGGACCACCCGGACCCCGCCGGACACCGAGTCCATGACCACCCCGCCGAACACCGGGGCCGAGGCCGCCCCCACCCCGCCGAACACCGCAGCCGAGGCCAGCCCCACCCCGCCGAACACCGCAGCCGAGGCCACCCCCACCCCGCCGAACACCGCAGCCGAGGCCACCCCCACCCCGCCGAACACCGGGGCCGCCAGGACCAGCCCCACCCCGCCGAACACCGAAGCCAACCCCACCCTGGACGCCCCCACTCCCACCCCCCTGAACGCCCGCACCCGCACCCCCCTGGACCCCCGCTCCCGCGCCACCCTCCACATGGAATCCCGCTCCTGGCCCACCCCCGGCGCCAAGGAACGGGCCATCCGCGAAGAGCTCGGGATGTCCCCCACCCGCTACTACCAGCTGCTCAACACCCTCCTCGACGACCCCCGCGCCCTCGCTCACGACCCCGTCACGGTCAACCGTCTGCGCCGCCTGCGCGCGGCACACCGCGACCGTCGCTGACCCACGCGCCGTTGCGCCATACGTGCCCCCCGCCCCCGCTCGCCCCGGCCCCTATAAGGTCAAGCGCATGGGAAGCCAACCGGAAACCCTGCCGACCCCCGCCACCCAGTCCGGCCGCGAGGGGCTTGCCGCCATCCTCGCGAGGCCCGGCCGCGCTGTCGTCGCGCTCGATTTCGACGGCACGCTCGCCCAGATCGTCGCCGACCCCGAGCAGGCCAGAGCCCACCCCGACGCCGTGCCGGCCCTGGCCGCACTGGCCCCGCATGTGGCATCCGTCGCCGTGGTCACCGGCCGCCCGGCCGGGGTCGCGGTCCGCTACGGAGGCTTCGCGGGTGTACCAGGCCTTGAGCACCTGGTGGTCCTCGGCCACTACGGCGCCGAACGCTGGGACGCCGTCACCGGCACCGTCCACACCCCCGCTCCCCACCCCGGCGTCGCCGCCGCCCGCGCGGAACTCCCCGGAGTCCTGGAGACGCACGGCGCCTGGCGCGGCACCTGGATCGAGGAGAAGGGCCAGGCCGTCGCGGTCCACACCCGCAGGGCGCGCGACCCCGAGGCCGCCTACGAGGCCCTGCGCGAACCCCTCGCCGACCTCGCGACCCGTCACGGCCTCGTCCTCGAACCCGGCCGGATGGTCCTGGAGTTGAGGCCCCCCGGCATGGACAAGGGCGTGGCGCTGGCAGCGTATGTACGCGAGGTGGGCGCGGAGTCGATCCTGTACGCGGGCGACGACCTGGGCGACCTGCCCGCGTTCGCCGCCGTGGAAAAACTCCGCTCGGACGGCACGCCGGGCCTCCTGGTGGCCGCGGACACGGTCATAGAGGACCTGTCCGACCGAGCAGACCTCCGCCTGAACGGCCCCGAGTCGGTAACGGCCTTCCTCA
Protein-coding regions in this window:
- the arfB gene encoding alternative ribosome rescue aminoacyl-tRNA hydrolase ArfB; protein product: MDVMSGPYVIRGSVSLPEAELIWRFSRSSGPGGQHVNTSDSQVELRFDLARTEALPEVWKTRALDRLASRLVGGVVSVRASEHRSQWRNRETAAVRLASLLAEATAPPPKPRRATKIPRGINERRLREKKQRAQTKKGRSGQDW
- a CDS encoding flavin reductase family protein is translated as MGVSNDDFRAAMSRLAAGVVLVTAHDADHGPRGEDVGMTATAFLSVSLDPPLVLVSLRNGSRMDDLLAEQPLWAVSLLSESQRHIAGRFAMKGRISDRLLFEDIPYRRGEASGAPLVGGALATLECRTEQRVEAGDHTLAIGRVLTTDLPSMEGGPLTYFRGKYRQLG
- the cdgB gene encoding diguanylate cyclase CdgB encodes the protein METESEPYVRLATLRQLHQVVGELNTARSLADTLQTVADGVIAGLGYELACVNLVRPDGDLVVAAFAGNAAAEALITGRVGSRTSWERRLAMGEDWDGLRFIPYTEGWVLLEDDVPQWYTEGPDPRFEDEWHPQDRLYAPMYSSGGTQELLGVISVDKPRNGRKPGAWGREALQMYASQAAIAISNARLRANMQRALVRLEREQQALRASEESFRQAFEYAPSGMAIAEMGGDQHGRLLRTNDALCRLLGRPASVMRRYSFADLVHPEDIGTLLRTSAEGGRAELRLGRRDGTYVWVSLRNSVVADTADGPRFLLTHVEDIEDRKRHELQLAHRASHDALTGLPNSAELRARLSARLCPRPHSVGPAGAAESLDAAYGGPSGADSEAHGHAFRADGFDFDALPGGGPYDHHVHTVAPGSEIDDGTKGLAVLFCDLDGFKSINDRFGHHTGDAVLIEVARRLTTGVRDGDTVARLGGDEFVVLADGLGAADAADLAVRLRNAIIPPIRVDGRAVRVGASFGIGWASCGMSVEEVLRSADQRMYIEKRSRSKVHRRAG
- a CDS encoding CBM35 domain-containing protein, which encodes MTTPGNDGANTPEDDDPFGYLYEDGQAAGATPPRTGGGYGYPGPTVGQQPGVPRTSYNQVRTVGERKYNPIPHQQQYQGPPQQYQGPQQGPAQQPYGQPAAQYAAPENYPGGVPPRQGPPPQQNGGGGRGPNTKGLLIGAVAVVAAVVIGIAVALASNNDGKDKKDDAAKPGSSTSGQPSTPSTSPSPSDSAPAPLPKGDAATLTLGGSAQVGTNVPGAKGTGGAFVGNFNTVGASVTWKANVPKAGSYKLYLRFGVPGTDANATITLNGKPESRPMNMKNFAHAAAGDWAKGWATTYANVELTKGVNEIKLSCEQGNQCNANLDQLWLVAS
- a CDS encoding 1-phosphofructokinase family hexose kinase, with amino-acid sequence MIVTVTLNTALDLTYRVPALVPHASHRVEEVTERPGGKGLNVARVLAALGHETVVTGFAGGPSGEVLRALLGELAPLDALVPIAGATRRTIAVVDAATGDTTQLNEPGPLISPAEWDAFLTTYTRLLDGADAVALCGSLPPGLPVGTYAQLVRQARGAKVPVLLDTSGEALRRGIAARPDLVKPNADELAQLTGSREPLRATRDARRRGAHTVVASLGAQGLLAASPEGLWQAAPPAVVRGNPTGAGDSAVAGLLSGLVEGLDWPGRLRRAVALSAATVLAPAAGEFDAEAYEKTLGSVRVSELAH
- the nagA gene encoding N-acetylglucosamine-6-phosphate deacetylase; amino-acid sequence: MAASLVLSGARVVLPTGVVENGRVVIDGTTISGAAPADAPALDLSGHWIVPGFVDTHNHGGGGASFTNGSVEDVLKGVRTHRLHGTTTVVASTVTGEMDALAQRAGLLSELVEQGDLAGIHFEGPFISPCRKGAHSESLLRDPDPAEVRKLLDAARGTAKMVTLATELPGGLDSVRLLAEHGVIAAIGHTDASYEQTVEAIEAGATVATHLFNAMPPLGHREPGPIAALLEDERVTVELINDGTHLHPAALELAFRHKGAARVAFITDAMDAAGFGDGLYHLGPLEVEVKQGVARLVEGGSIAGSTLTLDRAFQRSVTVDGLSVEDTVRAISANPARLLGLDDKVGSLEPGKDADLVVLDGDFAVKGVLRKGSWVVEPSRA
- a CDS encoding ROK family protein, whose amino-acid sequence is MRHVIALDVGGTGMKAALVGAETALPGGQPPGPPPLLYEARRATGRERGPDAVVESILDFAGELLAYGERHFGESAVAAGVAVPGIVDAEHGIATYAANLGWRDVPMRRLLSERLRGVPVALGHDVRTGGLAEGRIGAGNGTDRFLFVPLGTGIAGAIGIDGRVEPGAHGFAGEIGHIVVRPGGVECPCGQRGCLERLASASAVSLAWAEASGDPEADAADCAKAVESGDARALAVWHEAIDALADGLVTALTLLDPRVLIIGGGLAEAGETLFVPLRAAVQERVTFQKLPEIVPAALGDTAGCLGAGLLAWDLVTGTSHATTTHATETAKAAKPTKTTRTTNPTESPASGPSHSNRSDHSGHPNHPDHPDHPHSSEVSA
- a CDS encoding extracellular solute-binding protein, coding for MTAVLSGCGGQSGSGDVTLKLVAADYDIAGGNTTKTYWHNVVAEFEKKNPGIKVDVQIFSWDVVDAKVAEMVKAGHAPDIAQIGAYSDYAATGKLYSADQLLSIPVEANFLAPLADAGNVRRVQYGMPFVASTRLLFYNQTLFDEAHIKPPTTWAELASDAKALKAKGVKTPFALPLGSEEAQAETMMWMLSGNGGYTNTVDGYDIDSPENIQTFEWLKANLVDTELTGPVAPGKLNRQDAFDAFAKGEVGMLNGHPSLMEAAKKKGIKFGMVPLPGQNGQAKATMGVADWIMGFKQGGHRAQIGKFLDFTFSDANVLKFADQYDLLPSTVSGSTAMAADAGHKELKPFLAALPTSELPPVGKTSWPKVSETVKKKIGTALMPGGSPRAVLQDIAKVATDADNAE
- a CDS encoding VOC family protein gives rise to the protein MLTGVVIDAVDVPRMERFWLDATQGRTGGLRLRFEPTARQKPAHKNRLHLDLAGGPNWQDEVARLRTLGATRADIGQGDVPWDVLADPEGNEFCVLRPGHPGVLADSGLVAICLDVAEEDRFAQSAFWQSEADWHAAESHEWGVRLRRSPTSAVALVMGPPAAPKAARNRLRLEVAHPDREPGEFRDPAGNEYHVTCNG